The DNA region CTGAAAAAAGATATTGACACCAAACTGCAAACCTTTGCCACGGGCCATTTTTAGCTCTGGGATACTAAAAATTGGTTTGACAATCGAATAGCCTGCCTCTTTATCAAACATCAAACAATTTTCGAGGGTGACGATTTCGACTAAGGTTTCACCTGGCGCGACTATGCTGATGGACTGGCCTTCAAATAAATCAAGATTTTGGCCTTGAGGTATCCGAAATAATCGTTTCACCTCATTTTTGAATGTCCGAAAAGTACTGCGCTGCCAATCAAGGTAAAGATAATTGCCCTCCGGTAATCCATTTACCACAATGAGAGTAAAGGTTCGCATTTCTTCGGCAAGTGGTGTCCGAGAAAAACCACATTGGATCATCAATTGCCCCTCTAAACCCAGTTGCTGAAGTTGCTCTGTGAGTTGACCCTGGTTCATTTTGATCGCCGTTAACTGGTCTAGCTCTTCAACGATGCTCTGGTAGACATACCAAAGGATCCAGGCATACAAAATGAGAATTAAAAATTCAAAGCTGTTAATGGGCATTAGCGGTGTAGTAGTCGAGATTTCCCTGAGATGATGATGGCTGTTGTTCAACCTATAGACCGAGGATACGATGATATCCGGATTGTTTGCTCATAAAGTTCACATTGGTCGTTTTTGTGAAGAGTTGTTGGGCGATCGCCCCCATCCCACCTGAAACAAAGACTTTAAAATGGGCTCAACGGTAAATTCAGACAGACAGTTATGACACAGGTCGGCATCATCGAGAAAATTTGGATTAAGCGCGGTAAACGTGCGCCGATGGATGCCCTTGAAAGGGCCGAACTGATCCAAAATAAAGGCTTGAAAAATAATGCTAACCAAGGCGGTTGGCGACAGGTGACGCTATTAGAAGCCGAAGTTTGGGAACGAGTGATGGCAAAACTAAATGCAGATCTTGATCCCTCAGTGCGGCGGGCAAATATTTTGGTGCGAGGACTGAAGCTCAAAAAAGACTGTCGAGGTAAACAGCTGAAAATTGATGATGGCATCCTCAAAATTCTCAATGAAACAAAACCCTGCGAGAGGATGGATGAAGCATTACCGGGTTTAAAGTCTGCACTCTACGACAATTGGGGTGGTGGTGCCTTTGGGTGTGTTATGACAGGTGGCGATGTGTGGGTTGGTGCGTCAGCTCAATGGTTGGAAGATTAAGTCAATAAAAATCCCTCGTGGCCAGAGCCAACAAGGGAGAGAAATTTCTGAATTTATTTGATATTTGAAGTTTTAAGATTCGGATTCAGAAGGCGTTGCTTGGTTAAACATAGGCGCGATAAAGGCCGCTAAACCGCCCATCAAGAAACCCATAACATTTCGGAAAAGAGGTAACCATTCAGACGTTCTGGTCACGACAGGACCAACACCAAATGCGAGGAACAAGATACCCCATAGCGGCGACAGAATTAATGCCCACTGCCATGCAAAAACTTGATCTTCTTTGCGAGGAACTGCTGCAAAACCACAAATAACGCCGCCTAAGACTGAGCTAACTAAAGTCAAAATCCACTGTTCCCGTGGCAAACCGGGCACAAC from [Leptolyngbya] sp. PCC 7376 includes:
- a CDS encoding MOSC domain-containing protein, which gives rise to MTQVGIIEKIWIKRGKRAPMDALERAELIQNKGLKNNANQGGWRQVTLLEAEVWERVMAKLNADLDPSVRRANILVRGLKLKKDCRGKQLKIDDGILKILNETKPCERMDEALPGLKSALYDNWGGGAFGCVMTGGDVWVGASAQWLED